One stretch of Rosistilla oblonga DNA includes these proteins:
- a CDS encoding Lpg1974 family pore-forming outer membrane protein produces the protein MLKFRRKRFQVAAWFLLSMGITSIAQGQGECADPSLDDVVGGCETTRWSFGAKALFLERTDDDNRIFWGPNGNFDSDEFDLGFQPGYELNGRYNLNDSYALTVRWMSVDQWSDSHRDLVGPASNATLNASLPFTFPGVTSIDGVRTSDLHSLELGISRRFTDAIRFTAGFRYLEIDDRIGFRLDSFSTTTIDTAAQNRLYGGQIGLESELFRSGKWSLDGFGQVGLFGNAAKQSTLLDTGLVQLRDAGDRGKLSFLAELGLNARRSLTSQLDLVAGYQIMWITSVAVASDELVHSNILVPHGVDASDSLFYHGATVGLEYHY, from the coding sequence ATGCTGAAGTTCCGTCGGAAACGATTTCAAGTAGCCGCTTGGTTCCTCTTGTCGATGGGGATCACATCGATCGCGCAGGGGCAAGGTGAGTGTGCCGACCCAAGTCTCGACGATGTCGTTGGCGGGTGTGAGACCACGAGGTGGAGCTTCGGTGCCAAGGCTCTGTTTTTGGAACGGACCGACGACGACAATCGAATTTTCTGGGGCCCCAACGGCAACTTTGATTCCGACGAATTCGATTTGGGATTCCAACCTGGCTACGAACTCAATGGCCGCTACAACCTCAATGACTCCTACGCGTTGACCGTGCGATGGATGAGTGTCGATCAATGGAGCGACAGCCACCGCGACCTGGTTGGACCGGCGAGCAACGCGACCCTGAACGCTTCGCTACCGTTCACCTTTCCCGGTGTCACGTCGATCGATGGCGTTCGCACATCCGACTTGCATAGTCTGGAACTTGGCATCAGTCGGCGGTTTACCGACGCGATCCGATTCACGGCAGGTTTTCGATACCTGGAGATCGACGATCGGATTGGCTTTCGTTTAGACTCTTTCTCAACAACAACGATCGACACTGCGGCGCAGAACCGGCTGTACGGTGGACAGATTGGCCTGGAATCGGAACTGTTCCGCAGTGGGAAATGGTCGCTCGACGGCTTTGGGCAGGTCGGTCTTTTCGGCAATGCCGCAAAACAATCGACATTGCTCGACACGGGACTCGTTCAGCTTCGCGATGCGGGGGACCGTGGAAAGCTCTCTTTCCTGGCAGAACTGGGGCTGAATGCACGGCGAAGCCTGACCAGCCAGCTAGATCTCGTCGCGGGCTATCAGATCATGTGGATCACATCGGTGGCCGTCGCGTCGGATGAACTTGTGCATTCGAACATCCTCGTACCGCACGGCGTCGACGCTTCCGACAGTCTCTTCTATCACGGAGCGACTGTGGGGCTGGAATATCACTATTAG